Proteins encoded by one window of Micromonospora coxensis:
- a CDS encoding bifunctional FO biosynthesis protein CofGH gives MVDRTDPGPTTASVRRALRRAATGRALDVDEATALLAARGPELDELLRIAGEIRDAGLREAGRPGVVTYSKKVFVPLTRLCRDRCHYCTFATVPHRLPAAFLEQDEVLAIAREGAALGCKEALFTLGDRPEERWPAARRWLDERGYDSTLDYLRACAVAVLEQTGLLPHLNPGVLSWSELQRLKPVAPSMGMMLETTATRLWSEPGGPHFGSPDKEPAVRLRVLDDAGRVGVPFTTGILIGIGETPAERVDAIFAIRRAMREYGHLQEVIVQNFRAKPDTAMRGMPDAELHDLAATVAVARVLLGPRARLQAPPNLIEGEYDLLLRAGIDDWGGVSPLTPDHVNPERPWPQLDELARHTEKSGFTLRERLTIYPEYVRAGDPWLDPRLLPHVGALADPETGLAVESARPVGRPWQEPDETYGGRTDLHATIDTTGRTGDRRGDFDSVYGDWSEVAGKVAPEAVARGRGGGAPAAGGDLAAGLRLAADDPAALLEPRHADAALALFGADGPALDELCRLADDVRRDTVGDDVTYVVNRNINFSNVCYVGCRFCAFAQRERDADAYRLSVEQVADRAEEAWAAGASEVCLQGGIDPKMPVTGYADLVRAIKARVPGMHVHAFSPMEIVTAAAKAGVPVREWLTRLREAGLDTIPGTAAEILDDDVRWVLTKGKLPAAAWVEVVSTAHELGIRSSSTMMYGHVDHPGQWLAHFRVLAGVQDRTGGFTEFVALPFVHTNAPIYLAGIARPGPTWRENRVVHAMARLLLHGRIDNIQCSWVKLGDSGTVAMLQGGCNDLGGTLMEETISRMAGSGNGSARTEEQLRAIATAAGRPARKRTTAYGHRSG, from the coding sequence ATGGTTGACCGCACCGATCCCGGCCCGACCACGGCGAGCGTGCGGCGCGCGCTGCGCCGGGCGGCCACCGGACGCGCGTTGGACGTCGACGAGGCGACCGCGCTGCTGGCGGCCCGGGGCCCCGAGCTGGACGAGCTGCTGCGGATCGCGGGGGAGATCCGCGACGCCGGGCTGCGGGAGGCCGGCCGGCCCGGCGTGGTGACGTACTCGAAGAAGGTCTTCGTCCCGCTCACCCGGCTGTGCCGGGACCGCTGCCACTACTGCACCTTCGCCACCGTGCCGCACCGATTGCCGGCCGCCTTCCTGGAGCAGGACGAGGTGTTGGCCATCGCCCGGGAGGGCGCGGCGCTGGGCTGCAAGGAGGCGCTGTTCACCCTCGGCGACCGGCCGGAGGAGCGCTGGCCGGCGGCCCGGCGCTGGCTGGACGAGCGCGGCTACGACTCCACCCTGGACTACCTGCGCGCCTGCGCGGTGGCGGTGCTGGAGCAGACCGGGCTGCTGCCGCACCTCAACCCGGGGGTGCTCTCCTGGTCGGAGCTGCAACGGCTCAAGCCGGTGGCGCCGAGCATGGGGATGATGCTGGAGACCACCGCGACCCGGCTCTGGTCGGAGCCGGGCGGCCCGCACTTCGGCTCGCCGGACAAGGAGCCCGCCGTCCGGCTGCGGGTGCTGGACGACGCCGGCCGGGTCGGGGTGCCGTTCACCACCGGCATCCTGATCGGCATCGGCGAGACCCCGGCCGAGCGGGTCGACGCGATCTTCGCGATCCGCCGGGCCATGCGGGAGTACGGCCACCTCCAGGAGGTGATCGTGCAGAACTTCCGGGCCAAGCCGGACACCGCGATGCGCGGCATGCCCGACGCGGAGCTGCACGACCTGGCCGCCACGGTGGCGGTGGCCCGGGTGCTGCTCGGCCCGAGGGCCCGCCTCCAGGCCCCGCCGAACCTGATCGAGGGCGAGTACGACCTGCTCCTGCGGGCCGGCATCGACGACTGGGGCGGGGTCTCCCCGCTGACCCCGGACCACGTCAACCCGGAACGGCCGTGGCCGCAGCTCGACGAGCTGGCCCGGCACACCGAGAAGTCCGGCTTCACGCTGCGCGAGCGGCTGACGATCTACCCGGAGTACGTGCGGGCCGGCGACCCGTGGCTCGACCCGCGGCTGCTGCCGCACGTCGGCGCGCTGGCCGACCCGGAGACCGGGCTGGCCGTGGAGTCCGCCCGTCCGGTCGGGCGGCCCTGGCAGGAGCCGGACGAGACGTACGGCGGCCGGACCGACCTGCACGCCACCATCGACACCACCGGCCGCACCGGCGACCGGCGGGGCGACTTCGACAGCGTCTACGGCGACTGGTCGGAGGTGGCCGGCAAGGTCGCCCCGGAGGCGGTCGCCCGTGGGCGGGGCGGGGGCGCGCCGGCAGCCGGCGGCGACCTGGCGGCGGGCCTGCGGCTGGCGGCGGACGACCCGGCGGCGCTGCTGGAGCCCCGGCACGCCGACGCCGCGCTGGCGCTGTTCGGCGCGGACGGCCCGGCGCTGGACGAGCTGTGCCGGCTCGCCGACGACGTCCGCCGCGACACCGTCGGCGACGACGTGACCTACGTGGTCAACCGCAACATCAACTTCAGCAACGTCTGCTACGTGGGCTGCCGGTTCTGCGCCTTCGCCCAGCGCGAGCGGGACGCCGACGCGTACCGGCTGTCGGTGGAGCAGGTCGCCGACCGGGCCGAGGAGGCGTGGGCGGCCGGGGCGAGCGAGGTCTGCCTGCAGGGCGGCATCGACCCGAAGATGCCGGTGACCGGCTACGCCGACCTGGTCCGGGCGATCAAGGCGCGGGTGCCGGGGATGCACGTGCACGCCTTCTCCCCGATGGAGATCGTCACCGCCGCCGCGAAGGCCGGGGTGCCGGTGCGGGAGTGGCTGACCCGGCTGCGCGAGGCCGGGCTGGACACCATCCCGGGCACCGCCGCCGAGATCCTCGACGACGACGTGCGCTGGGTGCTCACCAAGGGCAAGCTGCCGGCCGCCGCCTGGGTCGAGGTGGTCTCGACCGCCCACGAACTGGGCATCCGGTCCAGCTCCACGATGATGTACGGCCACGTCGACCACCCCGGCCAGTGGCTCGCGCACTTCCGGGTGCTGGCCGGCGTGCAGGACCGCACCGGCGGCTTCACCGAGTTCGTGGCGCTGCCGTTCGTGCACACCAACGCGCCGATCTACCTGGCCGGCATCGCCCGGCCCGGTCCCACCTGGCGGGAGAACCGGGTGGTGCACGCGATGGCGCGGCTGCTGCTGCACGGCCGGATCGACAACATCCAGTGCTCCTGGGTGAAGCTCGGCGACTCCGGCACGGTGGCGATGCTCCAGGGCGGCTGCAACGACCTGGGCGGCACGTTGATGGAGGAGACGATCTCCCGGATGGCCGGCTCCGGCAACGGTTCGGCGCGTACCGAGGAGCAGTTGCGGGCCATCGCGACGGCGGCCGGACGGCCGGCGCGCAAGCGGACGACCGCGTACGGTCACCGCTCCGGATAG
- a CDS encoding DUF4331 domain-containing protein, with protein sequence MSSHREAPEISKDPVADSSDLYAFVTPDRPDSVTLIANYVPLQLPSGGPNFFEFGDDVRYEIHIDNDGDGHPDVTYRFEFTTEITNPNSFLYNTGPIESLDSKNWNRRQFYKLTRVTDGREHVLAHKLPCPPCNVGRLSIPKYNDLVRQATFSLSTGEKVFAGQRADGFFVDLGAIFDLGTLRPFQQLHVAGKNIFKAEGEPVNALDRMNVHSIAVQVPLSKVRRKANRYGAGDRASVIGVWTTASRQQVRILGDKVAADAAAGPWTQVSRLGNPLFNEVIVPMSKKDLWNTLPPSEDKRFARFVEQPELAALLPALYPDVFPNLDRLNKSKKARADLVAIMLTGIPSGLIDGFTNNTGDVQADMLRLNTAIRPSAKPDRFGVLGGDLAGYPNGRRVGDDVVSIALRAVAGVTVPLVDKTFTPDAAAGAVTPGLSAADVTAPFLRNFPFLGTPYDGFNNPPASAS encoded by the coding sequence ATGTCCTCCCACCGCGAAGCACCGGAGATAAGCAAGGACCCGGTCGCCGACAGCTCCGACCTGTACGCCTTCGTCACGCCCGACCGGCCCGACTCAGTGACGTTGATCGCGAACTACGTGCCGTTGCAGCTCCCCTCCGGCGGACCGAACTTCTTTGAGTTCGGCGACGACGTGCGGTACGAGATCCATATCGACAACGACGGTGACGGTCATCCCGATGTCACCTACCGTTTCGAATTCACCACCGAGATCACGAATCCGAACAGTTTTCTCTACAACACCGGGCCGATCGAGTCGCTGGACAGCAAGAACTGGAATCGCCGCCAGTTCTACAAGCTGACCCGGGTGACCGACGGCCGGGAGCACGTGCTGGCGCACAAGCTGCCCTGCCCGCCGTGCAACGTCGGCCGGCTCTCCATCCCGAAGTACAACGATCTGGTCCGGCAGGCGACGTTCAGCCTCTCGACCGGTGAGAAGGTCTTCGCCGGGCAGCGCGCCGACGGCTTCTTCGTCGACCTGGGGGCGATCTTCGACCTGGGCACGCTCCGGCCGTTCCAGCAGTTGCACGTGGCCGGGAAGAACATCTTCAAGGCCGAGGGTGAGCCGGTCAACGCGCTGGACCGGATGAACGTGCACAGCATCGCGGTGCAGGTGCCGCTGAGCAAGGTGCGCCGCAAGGCCAACCGGTACGGCGCCGGCGACCGCGCCTCGGTCATCGGGGTGTGGACGACGGCCTCCCGCCAGCAGGTGCGGATTCTCGGCGACAAGGTGGCGGCGGACGCCGCGGCCGGGCCGTGGACGCAGGTGTCGCGACTCGGCAACCCGTTGTTCAACGAGGTCATCGTGCCGATGTCCAAGAAGGACCTGTGGAACACCCTGCCGCCGTCGGAGGACAAGCGCTTCGCCCGCTTCGTCGAGCAGCCGGAACTCGCCGCCCTGCTGCCGGCGCTCTACCCGGACGTCTTCCCCAACCTGGACCGACTGAACAAGTCGAAGAAGGCCCGGGCCGACCTGGTGGCGATCATGCTGACCGGTATCCCGTCCGGTCTGATCGACGGGTTCACCAACAACACCGGTGACGTCCAGGCCGACATGCTCCGGCTGAACACCGCGATCCGGCCGTCGGCCAAGCCGGACCGGTTCGGCGTGCTCGGCGGCGACCTGGCCGGCTACCCCAACGGCCGGCGGGTCGGCGACGACGTGGTGAGCATCGCGCTGCGGGCGGTCGCGGGGGTCACCGTCCCGCTGGTGGACAAGACCTTCACGCCGGACGCGGCGGCCGGGGCGGTCACCCCGGGGCTGAGCGCGGCCGACGTCACCGCGCCGTTCCTGCGCAACTTCCCCTTCCTCGGCACGCCGTACGACGGGTTCAACAACCCGCCGGCGTCGGCGTCCTGA
- a CDS encoding phospholipase, translating to MHAHHHDHRYGPTESGTVLLDLGGDTGALIIYCGRDLHGREIEISRADQPAAQRTHVAVRERIVRDGVFHSAVYPDLPAGLYTVWWDEDTPAGAISVTGGAIAEFVWPSSAPPGAD from the coding sequence ATGCACGCGCACCACCACGACCACCGGTACGGGCCGACGGAGAGCGGGACCGTCCTGCTCGACCTCGGTGGGGACACCGGCGCACTGATCATCTACTGCGGACGTGACCTGCACGGCCGGGAGATCGAGATCAGCCGGGCCGACCAGCCGGCGGCGCAGCGGACCCACGTCGCGGTACGTGAGCGGATCGTCCGCGACGGGGTGTTCCACAGTGCCGTCTACCCGGACCTCCCGGCGGGGCTCTATACCGTCTGGTGGGACGAGGACACGCCCGCCGGGGCGATCTCCGTCACCGGTGGCGCGATCGCCGAATTCGTCTGGCCGAGCAGCGCTCCGCCGGGGGCCGACTGA
- a CDS encoding WhiB family transcriptional regulator, giving the protein MDGQLEVADLLGNAPEWQERALCSQTDPEAFFPEKGGSTREAKRICSRCEVKTECLEYALGHDERFGIWGGLSERERRKLKRRAA; this is encoded by the coding sequence ATGGACGGCCAGCTCGAGGTGGCCGACCTGCTCGGAAACGCGCCGGAGTGGCAGGAGCGGGCGTTGTGCTCGCAGACCGATCCGGAAGCGTTCTTTCCCGAGAAGGGCGGCTCGACCCGCGAGGCGAAGCGGATCTGTTCGCGGTGCGAGGTCAAGACGGAATGCCTCGAATACGCTCTCGGTCACGACGAGCGGTTCGGGATCTGGGGCGGGCTCTCCGAGCGGGAGCGGCGCAAGCTCAAGCGGCGGGCCGCCTGA